The following are encoded together in the Candidatus Paceibacterota bacterium genome:
- a CDS encoding NYN domain-containing protein — translation MEKGGNNYAFIDSQNLNLSIRSLGWSLDFRRFRVYLKEKYSIATAYLFIGYVEGNTELYKALQEAGFICIFKPTLVYKDGKTKGNCDAELVLQAMIEFTNYDKAIIVTGDGDFYCLAKHLISKNKLKVLIIPNQFKFSALLKLKEFGPYLRYMNDLKDKLEYKKKRPYKDETL, via the coding sequence ATGGAAAAAGGAGGAAACAATTACGCATTTATAGATAGCCAAAATTTAAATTTGAGCATACGGTCTTTGGGGTGGTCTTTAGATTTTAGAAGATTCAGAGTTTATTTGAAAGAAAAATATTCGATAGCGACCGCTTATCTGTTTATCGGATATGTTGAAGGTAACACCGAGTTATATAAAGCGCTTCAAGAGGCAGGTTTTATCTGTATATTTAAGCCGACTCTTGTATATAAAGATGGAAAAACAAAAGGTAATTGTGATGCAGAATTAGTGCTTCAGGCCATGATTGAGTTTACTAATTATGATAAGGCAATCATTGTTACTGGCGACGGGGACTTTTATTGTCTGGCAAAACATCTTATCAGTAAGAATAAGCTAAAAGTTCTGATTATTCCTAATCAATTTAAATTTTCCGCACTCCTAAAGTTAAAAGAGTTTGGTCCCTATTTACGGTATATGAATGACCTAAAAGATAAGTTGGAATATAAAAAGAAAAGGCCCTATAAGGACGAAACCTTATAG
- a CDS encoding valine--tRNA ligase — MNPSNIPEKFLKPYDPVETEPRIYKLWEESGFFNPDICIKKGITAPDAEPYTIILPPPNVTGILHMGHALMAAIEDIEIRFHRMRGYRTLWVPGTDHAAIATQSRVEKDIQKSEGKTRHDLGREEMLKRINTHAKQSQASINAQIKTLGASCDWSREAFTLDDARHHAVYTAFKRMYDAGLIYRGHRIVNWDPKGQTTISDDEIVYEERQATLYTFKYSADFPIAISTTRPETKVGDTAVAVHPDDPRYAEFVGKEYDVAFCGVPLHIKIIADKAVEKDFGTGALGVTPAHSMIDWEIADRHKLPRPQVINEYARMMVGDDRIKDKKTTEARIAVVEWLRAEKLLLKEEPTTQNISTAERTGGIVEPLPKLQWFMAVNKPFVLSHSQIDGIPSGGETTLKEIMRKAVEGGQISILPDYFSKTYFHWINNLNDWCISRQIWYGHRIPVWYKGESTERPDEIWCDLKAPEGSEWKQDEDTLDTWFSSGLWTFSTLGWPDNFDEKTGKIKAGFEKSDLAIYHPTDLLETGYEILFFWVARMILMSGFHLGTVPFKKIYLHGTVRDAQGRKMSKSLGNGIDPMDVAKKYGMDAGRMALVLGAAPGIDTKISEDKIKGQKHFANKLWNITRFVLQSTIRADETIVHYGAEFKNWSEADKALIAARDTEIQSATQEIEDLNIHIAAERLYHYAWHTFADTILEDSKKIIGDNFKGNTVKSGQEVDSRQQFLLQTLRTLLMALHPFMPFVTEEIWSSIPSERIGRKDTPLIVEQWPRYAGLK; from the coding sequence ATGAACCCTTCAAATATTCCTGAAAAATTCCTAAAACCTTACGACCCTGTTGAGACTGAACCCCGCATCTACAAACTCTGGGAGGAAAGTGGCTTTTTCAATCCCGATATTTGTATTAAAAAGGGTATCACTGCCCCGGATGCCGAACCTTACACTATCATCCTTCCCCCTCCCAACGTCACCGGTATCCTCCATATGGGACACGCCCTGATGGCCGCTATTGAAGATATTGAGATACGTTTTCATCGCATGCGAGGCTATCGCACCCTCTGGGTCCCAGGTACCGACCACGCCGCTATTGCCACCCAGTCACGGGTGGAAAAAGATATTCAAAAAAGTGAGGGCAAGACCCGTCACGATCTCGGCCGTGAAGAAATGCTCAAGCGCATCAATACTCACGCCAAACAAAGTCAAGCCTCCATCAATGCTCAAATAAAAACTCTCGGGGCTTCATGTGATTGGTCACGTGAAGCTTTCACTTTGGACGATGCCCGACATCACGCCGTCTACACCGCTTTCAAACGTATGTATGATGCTGGTCTGATCTATCGCGGTCATCGCATCGTCAACTGGGACCCAAAAGGCCAGACCACTATTTCTGACGATGAGATTGTCTACGAAGAACGCCAAGCCACTCTTTACACTTTTAAATATTCTGCTGATTTTCCTATTGCTATCTCGACCACCCGCCCTGAAACCAAAGTCGGAGATACAGCAGTGGCTGTTCATCCAGACGACCCTCGCTATGCGGAGTTTGTCGGTAAGGAATACGACGTGGCTTTTTGTGGCGTCCCTCTGCATATAAAAATAATTGCCGACAAAGCCGTAGAAAAAGATTTCGGGACTGGAGCTCTAGGGGTGACTCCGGCCCATAGCATGATTGACTGGGAAATAGCTGACCGACACAAGCTTCCCAGACCGCAGGTCATCAACGAGTACGCCAGGATGATGGTGGGCGATGATCGCATCAAGGATAAAAAAACTACCGAGGCCCGCATCGCCGTCGTTGAGTGGCTCCGCGCTGAAAAACTTTTACTTAAAGAAGAGCCGACGACTCAAAATATTTCGACGGCGGAGCGCACTGGCGGTATCGTAGAGCCGTTGCCAAAGCTGCAGTGGTTTATGGCCGTCAACAAACCCTTTGTCCTCTCACATTCACAAATAGATGGCATACCTTCTGGCGGCGAAACAACCCTAAAAGAAATTATGCGCAAAGCCGTGGAGGGTGGCCAGATTTCCATTTTGCCAGACTATTTTTCTAAGACCTATTTTCATTGGATAAACAACCTCAACGATTGGTGTATCTCACGCCAGATCTGGTATGGCCACCGCATCCCCGTATGGTACAAAGGTGAATCAACAGAAAGGCCTGATGAGATCTGGTGTGACCTAAAAGCGCCTGAGGGATCCGAATGGAAACAAGATGAGGACACTTTGGACACTTGGTTTTCATCCGGTCTGTGGACATTTTCTACTCTCGGCTGGCCAGACAATTTTGATGAAAAGACCGGCAAAATAAAAGCGGGATTTGAAAAATCTGATCTCGCTATCTACCACCCGACTGACCTGCTAGAAACTGGCTATGAAATCCTCTTTTTCTGGGTGGCCCGCATGATTTTGATGAGCGGGTTCCATCTTGGCACCGTCCCATTCAAAAAAATTTACTTGCATGGCACAGTCCGCGATGCCCAAGGCCGCAAGATGTCCAAATCTTTAGGCAATGGCATAGACCCAATGGATGTGGCTAAAAAATATGGCATGGATGCCGGGCGCATGGCGCTCGTCCTCGGCGCCGCGCCCGGCATCGACACCAAAATTTCCGAAGACAAAATCAAAGGTCAAAAACATTTTGCCAATAAACTTTGGAACATTACTCGTTTTGTCCTGCAATCCACTATCCGCGCAGACGAGACGATTGTACATTATGGTGCTGAATTTAAAAATTGGAGCGAAGCAGATAAAGCTCTCATCGCCGCCCGTGATACTGAAATTCAATCTGCCACTCAGGAAATAGAAGACTTGAATATCCACATCGCTGCTGAGCGACTATACCATTATGCCTGGCATACTTTTGCCGACACAATCCTAGAGGATAGCAAAAAAATTATCGGCGACAATTTTAAAGGCAACACTGTCAAGTCAGGTCAAGAGGTTGACTCGCGTCAACAATTTTTATTGCAGACTCTTCGTACTCTCCTTATGGCTTTGCATCCTTTTATGCCTTTTGTCACCGAAGAAATCTGGTCATCAATCCCTTCAGAGCGGATCGGGCGAAAAGACACGCCCTTGATAGTAGAGCAGTGGCCCAGATATGCTGGCCTAAAATAA
- a CDS encoding PrsW family glutamic-type intramembrane protease, which yields MATFFNSFSIFSNGLVSFSYAFLAGLIPALIWLWFWLHEDQHPEPVRLIISTFLVGMLGVIIVAPFERYMATLFPSGSLEVLFLWAVGEEVVKYLAAWTIALRTRAFDEPIDAFVYMTTAALGFSALENVFFTLTPILAGDPFRSLLTGDMRFIGASLLHIVTSGLVAIFIGLAYYKKSWIKSGAVIVGLVLAITLHTVFNFFIIVSNGSSTFIVFGLVWIAIIAIIFLLEKIKSIHAQKI from the coding sequence ATGGCAACATTCTTTAATTCTTTTTCTATCTTCTCAAACGGACTTGTTTCATTTTCTTATGCCTTCCTGGCCGGCTTGATTCCCGCTCTTATTTGGCTTTGGTTTTGGCTTCACGAAGACCAGCATCCAGAACCCGTCAGGCTGATCATTAGCACTTTCCTTGTGGGCATGCTGGGAGTGATCATCGTGGCCCCTTTTGAACGCTATATGGCCACCCTCTTTCCAAGTGGCAGTCTTGAGGTTCTCTTTTTGTGGGCTGTCGGCGAGGAAGTAGTCAAATATCTGGCCGCTTGGACAATAGCTCTCCGGACCAGGGCTTTTGATGAGCCGATTGATGCTTTTGTCTACATGACCACGGCTGCTTTGGGTTTTTCGGCCCTTGAAAATGTTTTTTTTACCTTGACCCCAATCCTGGCCGGCGATCCTTTCCGCAGCCTCCTCACTGGTGACATGCGTTTTATTGGAGCCAGTCTTTTGCACATAGTCACTTCGGGCCTAGTGGCTATTTTTATTGGCTTGGCCTATTACAAAAAAAGCTGGATCAAAAGCGGGGCGGTCATAGTGGGACTAGTCCTCGCCATCACATTGCACACTGTCTTTAATTTCTTTATAATAGTAAGCAACGGATCAAGTACATTTATTGTTTTTGGTCTCGTCTGGATTGCCATTATCGCTATTATTTTCTTATTAGAAAAAATAAAGTCGATTCATGCGCAGAAAATATAA
- a CDS encoding Hsp20/alpha crystallin family protein → MKEKRSLFERLTGSISVDDDFEDEEETEEQEPARSIKFPPAKKGKQSNLPNPSSIATWMEEESGEGQLSVDVYETPTEIVIKTMVAGVKREDLDISLTRDMVTIKGKREEEHDVSEDNYVHKELYWGSFSRSILLPHEVEIEEAEATENLGMLTIRLPKVDKERQTKLKVMKAI, encoded by the coding sequence ATGAAAGAAAAACGTTCACTTTTTGAAAGACTCACTGGCAGCATTTCTGTTGATGATGATTTCGAAGACGAGGAGGAAACCGAAGAGCAAGAGCCTGCTCGTAGTATCAAATTTCCTCCAGCAAAGAAGGGCAAGCAAAGCAACCTCCCAAACCCATCTTCTATAGCCACTTGGATGGAAGAAGAGTCGGGCGAAGGCCAGCTTTCTGTAGACGTTTACGAAACTCCCACTGAAATAGTCATCAAGACCATGGTGGCCGGAGTCAAGAGAGAGGATTTGGATATTTCTCTCACTCGAGACATGGTCACTATTAAAGGCAAGCGTGAAGAAGAGCACGATGTCTCTGAGGACAATTACGTTCACAAGGAGCTTTACTGGGGCAGTTTTTCTCGCAGTATTCTTTTGCCTCATGAGGTAGAGATTGAAGAGGCTGAAGCCACTGAAAATCTAGGCATGCTGACTATTCGTTTACCGAAAGTCGACAAGGAGCGCCAGACTAAGCTCAAAGTGATGAAGGCGATCTAA